From a single Kitasatospora sp. NBC_00458 genomic region:
- a CDS encoding N-acyl-D-amino-acid deacylase family protein, with amino-acid sequence MGRGPREVVFKGATVVDGTGADRYRADVRIADGMIAEIGHGVDGARVVDATGLVLAPGFIDMHAHSDLALLLEPEHPAKVTQGVTCEVLGQDGLSYAPVDDRTLPALRRQIAGWNGDPEGFDWDWRTVGGYLDRLDRTGPAVNACYLVPHGSLRMLAVGWDNRAPSAAELDRMRAALAQGLAEGAVGMSSGLTYTPGMYADTAELVELCRVVARYGGFHAPHQRSYGAGALEGYAEMVEIARRSGCPLHLTHATMNFGVNQGRAGELLALVDRALDEGVDLTLDSYPYLPGSTTLAALLPSWSTEGGPRATLDRLGDPAARERIRYEVEEKGSDGCHGVVTDWATIQLSGVRNPELAGAVGRTVAELAAEQARSGTEVFLDLLLRDELATTILQHVGHEENVRAIMRHRAHTVGSDGLLVGARPHPRAWGTFPRYLARYTREAGVLTLEETVARMTGRPAARLGLDRRGRIAPGHHADLVLFDPERVQDAATFDRPRLPAVGIEHVYVNGTAVVRQGRTTGARPGRALRRTERGTRAA; translated from the coding sequence ACGGGATGATCGCGGAGATCGGCCACGGCGTGGACGGGGCACGGGTGGTGGACGCCACCGGGCTGGTGCTGGCGCCCGGGTTCATCGACATGCACGCCCACTCCGACCTCGCCCTCCTGCTCGAACCCGAGCACCCGGCCAAGGTCACCCAGGGCGTCACCTGCGAGGTCCTCGGCCAGGACGGCCTCTCCTACGCCCCGGTCGACGACCGCACGCTGCCCGCGCTGCGCCGCCAGATCGCCGGCTGGAACGGCGACCCGGAGGGCTTCGACTGGGACTGGCGGACGGTCGGCGGCTACCTGGACCGGTTGGACCGGACCGGCCCCGCCGTCAACGCCTGCTACCTGGTGCCGCACGGGTCCCTGCGGATGCTCGCCGTCGGCTGGGACAACCGGGCCCCGAGCGCCGCCGAACTCGACCGGATGCGCGCGGCGTTGGCACAGGGGCTGGCCGAGGGCGCGGTCGGGATGTCCAGCGGGCTCACCTACACCCCCGGGATGTACGCCGACACCGCCGAGCTGGTCGAACTCTGCCGGGTGGTCGCCCGGTACGGCGGCTTCCACGCGCCGCACCAGCGTTCCTACGGTGCGGGCGCCCTGGAGGGCTACGCGGAGATGGTGGAGATCGCCAGGAGGTCCGGCTGCCCGCTCCACCTGACCCACGCCACCATGAACTTCGGCGTCAACCAGGGCCGGGCCGGCGAACTGCTCGCCCTCGTCGACCGGGCCCTCGACGAGGGCGTGGACCTCACCCTGGACAGCTACCCCTACCTGCCCGGATCCACCACCCTCGCGGCACTGCTGCCCAGTTGGTCCACCGAGGGCGGCCCGCGCGCCACCCTCGACCGGCTCGGCGACCCGGCGGCGCGCGAGCGGATCCGGTACGAGGTGGAGGAGAAGGGCAGCGACGGCTGCCACGGCGTGGTCACCGACTGGGCCACCATCCAGCTGTCCGGCGTCCGCAACCCGGAGCTGGCCGGCGCCGTCGGCCGGACCGTCGCCGAACTCGCCGCCGAACAGGCCCGCAGCGGCACCGAGGTCTTCCTCGACCTGCTGCTCCGCGACGAGTTGGCCACCACCATCCTCCAGCACGTCGGCCACGAGGAGAACGTCCGGGCGATCATGCGCCACCGCGCGCACACCGTCGGCAGCGACGGACTGCTGGTCGGCGCCCGGCCGCACCCGCGGGCCTGGGGCACCTTCCCCCGGTACCTGGCCCGCTACACCAGGGAGGCGGGCGTGCTCACGCTGGAGGAGACCGTCGCCCGGATGACCGGACGGCCCGCCGCCCGGCTCGGGCTGGACCGGCGGGGCCGGATCGCCCCCGGCCACCACGCCGACCTCGTCCTGTTCGACCCCGAACGCGTCCAGGACGCCGCCACCTTCGACCGGCCGCGGCTGCCCGCCGTCGGCATCGAGCACGTCTACGTCAACGGCACCGCCGTCGTCCGGCAGGGCCGCACCACGGGCGCCCGCCCGGGGCGGGCACTGCGCCGAACCGAACGAGGAACCCGAGCCGCATGA
- a CDS encoding bifunctional 4-hydroxy-2-oxoglutarate aldolase/2-dehydro-3-deoxy-phosphogluconate aldolase — translation MNSQPVPADPAVVAAARAALAAEPVIAVVRAPRIPDAAALCDALAEGGITWTELTFTTPDVTSHLERAARAAQAGRRVGVGTVLTAEQAEQALAAGASFLVTPGVRPEVARVAHAAGVPVVLGALTPTEVARAVDLGAAAVKIFPARAFGPGYFKDLRGPYPDVPLVASGGVNAGNAGEFLGQGALAVCAGTDVVPPDAVAAGDWAEITRRAKAFVEACAVR, via the coding sequence ATGAACTCCCAGCCCGTCCCCGCCGATCCCGCCGTGGTCGCCGCCGCGCGCGCGGCACTGGCCGCCGAACCCGTGATCGCGGTCGTCCGCGCCCCCCGGATACCCGACGCCGCGGCACTCTGCGACGCACTCGCCGAGGGCGGCATCACCTGGACCGAACTCACCTTCACCACACCGGATGTGACGAGCCATCTGGAGCGGGCGGCCCGGGCTGCCCAGGCCGGCCGGCGGGTCGGGGTCGGCACGGTGCTGACCGCCGAACAGGCCGAGCAGGCGCTCGCCGCCGGTGCCTCCTTCCTGGTCACCCCCGGGGTGCGGCCCGAGGTGGCGCGGGTCGCGCACGCCGCGGGGGTGCCGGTCGTGCTGGGCGCCCTCACCCCGACCGAGGTGGCCCGGGCCGTCGACCTGGGCGCCGCCGCCGTGAAGATCTTCCCCGCGCGGGCGTTCGGCCCCGGCTACTTCAAGGACCTGCGCGGGCCGTACCCGGACGTTCCGCTGGTCGCGTCCGGCGGCGTCAACGCGGGGAACGCGGGGGAGTTCCTCGGCCAGGGCGCGCTCGCGGTCTGCGCCGGGACGGACGTGGTGCCGCCGGACGCGGTCGCGGCCGGGGACTGGGCGGAGATCACCCGGCGGGCGAAGGCCTTCGTGGAGGCGTGCGCGGTGCGGTAG